In the Flagellimonas sp. MMG031 genome, one interval contains:
- a CDS encoding DUF4266 domain-containing protein, whose amino-acid sequence MKKILIVLCGLCSLSSCAVLHEYDKVNINDPDMVLADKKFTKFETNYQVYREGASGGNGGKTGGGCGCN is encoded by the coding sequence ATGAAAAAGATTTTAATTGTGCTATGTGGATTGTGTAGTCTTTCTTCTTGTGCCGTATTACATGAATATGACAAAGTGAACATCAATGATCCTGACATGGTACTGGCCGATAAAAAATTCACAAAGTTTGAGACCAACTATCAAGTTTACCGTGAAGGTGCCTCGGGCGGAAACGGGGGCAAAACCGGTGGGGGATGTGGATGTAACTGA
- a CDS encoding DUF3570 domain-containing protein: MGKIVVLALLFPLLGWAQQTNVEGYKKRVLEATEVDILSSYYEQDGNNASVTGGIGTEQLTDVAPSFVVSIPLNDDDVLTVDVGISTYTSASSSNLNPFDLTNSNAGSGVSGASRGAVATSAKTGGNRYADDDGFEDDDNFSAGSGYSGVIGSPWVASSGASRQDTWGSVSAAYAHSSDDRNQIWSANASFATEYDYLSFGFGAGITKLFNEKNTEINLKGSVFLDTWLPRYPTELDSYLESGTNLNSGFFNGVDILNDNGEVTNKNGADTWRPVDGFSLISDKKRNSFALSVSFSQILGKNTQMSIFADVVRQQGWLANPMQRVYFADRLNYFIGNPASIPNYTSSQNGDVFMLADDMERLPDNRMKFPIGFRLNHYFNELITVRTYYRYYFDDWGLRAHTASVELPIKVLQNFTFYPSYRYYTQNQIDYFAPFDTHLSTSAFYTSDFDLSAYDAHQYGFGITYTDIFTKFRTWRFGLKSIDFKYNNYHRTTGLKAHYFGIGFKFVMD; encoded by the coding sequence ATGGGAAAAATTGTTGTACTAGCATTGTTGTTTCCGCTGTTGGGATGGGCACAACAAACAAATGTTGAAGGCTATAAAAAGCGGGTGTTGGAGGCCACGGAGGTCGATATTTTGTCCAGCTATTACGAACAGGATGGAAACAATGCCTCTGTGACCGGGGGAATTGGCACGGAACAGCTAACAGATGTGGCTCCTTCTTTTGTAGTGAGCATTCCATTGAATGATGACGATGTTTTGACGGTAGACGTGGGTATTTCCACCTACACTTCTGCATCATCGAGTAACTTGAATCCGTTTGACCTGACCAACTCCAATGCTGGCTCTGGTGTTAGTGGTGCTTCACGGGGCGCTGTGGCCACTTCGGCAAAAACAGGGGGTAACCGCTACGCGGATGATGATGGTTTTGAGGATGATGACAATTTTAGCGCCGGTAGCGGATATTCGGGTGTAATCGGGAGCCCTTGGGTGGCATCTTCAGGGGCCTCCCGGCAAGATACTTGGGGAAGTGTTTCTGCGGCCTACGCCCATAGTTCCGATGATAGGAACCAGATATGGAGCGCCAATGCCTCTTTCGCTACGGAATACGACTACCTATCCTTTGGTTTTGGGGCGGGCATTACCAAACTGTTCAATGAAAAGAATACGGAAATCAATCTTAAAGGAAGTGTGTTTCTAGATACCTGGTTGCCCAGATATCCAACAGAACTGGATAGCTACCTGGAATCCGGTACCAACTTGAACAGCGGCTTTTTCAATGGCGTGGATATTTTGAACGATAACGGAGAGGTAACCAATAAGAATGGTGCTGATACGTGGCGTCCCGTGGATGGTTTCAGCCTGATTTCTGATAAGAAACGGAACAGTTTTGCACTATCGGTTTCCTTTTCACAAATATTGGGAAAGAATACCCAAATGTCCATATTTGCTGATGTAGTGCGTCAACAAGGCTGGCTGGCCAACCCCATGCAAAGGGTTTATTTTGCTGATAGACTCAATTATTTTATTGGAAACCCCGCAAGTATTCCCAATTACACTTCGTCACAGAATGGGGATGTATTTATGTTGGCCGACGACATGGAGCGATTGCCGGACAATCGAATGAAGTTTCCAATCGGATTTCGGCTGAACCACTATTTTAATGAGTTGATTACCGTTCGAACCTATTATCGCTACTATTTTGATGATTGGGGCCTTCGGGCACATACAGCCAGTGTAGAACTCCCCATCAAGGTGTTGCAAAACTTTACCTTTTACCCATCTTATCGGTATTACACGCAGAACCAGATCGATTATTTTGCACCTTTCGATACCCACCTTTCAACCAGTGCTTTCTATACCTCCGATTTTGATCTTTCAGCCTACGATGCCCATCAATACGGCTTCGGAATTACCTATACGGATATTTTCACCAAGTTCAGGACATGGAGGTTTGGATTAAAGAGCATTGATTTTAAATACAATAATTATCATCGAACCACTGGGCTAAAGGCTCATTATTTTGGTATTGGTTTCAAGTTTGTAATGGATTAA
- a CDS encoding sigma-70 family RNA polymerase sigma factor: MNTTKEEPSICEQQTYNQIFRTHYEAVTRFIYFKCGDLQQAEDIVQDVFVKLWKLCASVSFEKVKAYLYRAANNSFLNEKAHEKVVLKHMQTIVRPIDHETPEYLIQMEEFHKKLKEAIASLPPKEREVYLLSRIEKKTYPEIAEILGLGIKAIERRMSKALLLLRELLGNDLKL; the protein is encoded by the coding sequence TTGAATACGACCAAGGAAGAACCATCCATTTGCGAGCAGCAAACCTATAATCAAATATTTCGTACACACTACGAAGCCGTTACCCGGTTTATATATTTTAAATGCGGCGACCTACAACAAGCTGAAGATATCGTTCAGGATGTATTTGTAAAGCTCTGGAAGTTATGCGCCTCAGTATCGTTTGAAAAGGTAAAAGCTTATCTGTATAGAGCCGCCAACAATTCCTTCCTAAACGAAAAAGCACATGAAAAAGTAGTCCTAAAGCACATGCAAACCATTGTTCGGCCCATTGATCACGAAACTCCAGAATACCTGATACAAATGGAAGAGTTCCACAAAAAACTCAAAGAGGCGATTGCATCGTTGCCGCCCAAGGAAAGGGAAGTATACCTATTAAGTAGGATAGAAAAAAAAACCTATCCCGAAATCGCTGAAATTCTGGGACTTGGAATCAAAGCCATAGAGCGGAGGATGAGCAAGGCTCTGTTATTGTTAAGGGAGCTTCTTGGAAATGATTTAAAGTTATAA
- a CDS encoding thioredoxin family protein gives MVFSFFFIQQISAQEWQTNMDTAKELALKHEKNIILVFQGSDWCAPCIKLDREVWSTKEFQQLAKDRFVMLKADFPRKKGNKLPEEQEARNKALAAKYNPKGYFPYVVVLDATGKVLGQAGYEKTGPKAYFNKLSSFK, from the coding sequence ATGGTATTCAGTTTTTTTTTCATTCAGCAAATCTCTGCTCAAGAATGGCAAACGAACATGGACACTGCCAAAGAACTGGCACTGAAACACGAAAAAAACATCATACTGGTCTTTCAGGGATCCGACTGGTGTGCGCCATGTATCAAATTGGATAGAGAGGTCTGGAGCACAAAGGAGTTTCAACAATTGGCAAAGGACCGTTTTGTAATGCTCAAGGCAGATTTTCCACGAAAGAAGGGGAATAAGTTGCCTGAAGAACAAGAAGCCAGAAACAAGGCCCTGGCGGCGAAGTACAATCCCAAAGGTTACTTTCCTTACGTGGTGGTGTTGGACGCAACAGGAAAGGTGCTCGGGCAGGCTGGTTATGAAAAAACAGGTCCAAAAGCCTATTTCAACAAATTGAGCTCCTTTAAATAA
- a CDS encoding FAD:protein FMN transferase, with the protein MLRTGLIYCVLFLFLSLAGYSGQTNYHLRDVTLQKTVYQRTLKLMGSRFDLTVVAENLEQGNTYLDMAVAEISRIEKLISSWDPQSQTSAINQNAGLRPVKVDKELFQLIERALKISKLTQGAFDISYASMDRIWKFDGSVTEMPSPDIVRESVSKVGYQNIILDHAAQTVFLKNKGMKIGFGAIGKGYAADKAKALLVEQGVESGIINASGDLNAWGAQPDGKDWMVAIINPLNKEKVFSWLPVEDQAVVTSGNYEKYIIINGERYTHIIDPRTGYPSKGILSATIFTKNAELADALATSVFVMGVDIGLDFINQLKGVECIIVDENNKVITSKNIALKEIETQSK; encoded by the coding sequence ATGTTGAGAACAGGGCTTATATATTGTGTGTTATTCCTCTTTCTTTCTTTGGCGGGCTATTCGGGACAAACCAACTATCATTTGCGCGATGTGACCTTGCAAAAAACGGTCTATCAGCGCACCTTAAAGTTGATGGGGAGTAGGTTCGATCTTACGGTAGTGGCCGAAAATCTTGAACAAGGCAATACCTATTTGGATATGGCCGTAGCCGAAATTTCTCGAATAGAAAAGCTGATTTCTTCTTGGGACCCACAATCCCAGACATCGGCCATCAACCAAAATGCAGGACTACGACCGGTAAAAGTAGACAAAGAATTGTTCCAGCTGATCGAACGGGCATTGAAGATTTCCAAGCTTACACAGGGCGCTTTCGATATCAGTTATGCTTCCATGGACCGTATCTGGAAATTCGATGGATCCGTTACCGAAATGCCGTCACCAGACATTGTTCGTGAATCGGTCTCAAAAGTGGGATACCAAAATATTATCCTAGATCACGCCGCCCAGACTGTTTTTTTAAAGAACAAGGGTATGAAGATAGGTTTTGGTGCCATAGGTAAGGGATATGCCGCCGATAAAGCCAAAGCGCTGTTGGTGGAGCAGGGTGTCGAATCGGGGATAATCAATGCTTCGGGAGATTTGAATGCCTGGGGTGCGCAGCCTGATGGCAAGGACTGGATGGTCGCCATAATAAATCCTTTGAACAAAGAGAAGGTGTTTTCTTGGTTGCCCGTGGAAGATCAGGCCGTCGTAACATCAGGTAATTATGAAAAGTACATTATTATCAACGGCGAACGCTATACCCATATCATCGACCCAAGGACAGGATATCCCAGCAAAGGAATACTCAGCGCCACCATTTTTACCAAGAATGCAGAGCTTGCCGATGCACTTGCAACATCAGTATTTGTGATGGGAGTGGATATCGGTCTTGACTTTATCAACCAATTGAAAGGGGTGGAATGCATTATTGTGGATGAAAACAACAAGGTAATCACCTCCAAAAACATTGCCCTAAAGGAAATAGAAACTCAAAGTAAATAA
- a CDS encoding sulfatase-like hydrolase/transferase produces MVKKIFPSRFSIINAFALLFLIVSFVVRSIFLAMDFSQVEHSFFGLVKVFMIGLFFDIGALSFFYTVAALYFMLLPEKFHGSVVDRIICYLGWSLGLLIVYFSFFAEITFWDEFQRRFNFIAVDYLIYTYEVVKNINESYPLPLLIGGMLLLVVLTTWYVNKKGVFRKAFRSTTTFRQKLVPAILAIGIMLTYSGKVENEDAELSNNRYNNELSKAGIYSFFAAFRNNELSYTDFYQTIPETDALAVVEEHIKTPADSLLFPNQNILRYVKGNREQRPNVVLICVESLSADYLGVFGNQKGLTPNLDSIARAEAYFTELFATGTRTVRGMEAITLAVPPTPGRSIVKRERNQGLYTIGEVFKNKGYSRTFFYGGDGYFDNMDKFFSGNGFDIVDRGRGFLPSGDIVTDRRNIENGEVTFENAWGVCDEDIFEKVLKEADRFSSEGKPFFSFIMTTSNHKPYTYPEGKIDIPSGTGRNGAVKYTDYAIGKFFRNAKTKPWYRNTVFVIMADHCASSAGKWELDVANYRIPAILVNFDGLSQKKINTQCSQIDVMPTVFSLLGWEYKNNFFGRNVFATDSLEQRAFIGNYRKLGLLKQTDLMVLGDGKTANQYQWDPEENSLIKSPLDTLFLNEAISYYQLADFLYNHGGLNANPGQ; encoded by the coding sequence ATGGTTAAAAAAATATTTCCATCCCGTTTTTCGATCATCAACGCTTTTGCATTGTTGTTTTTGATTGTTTCATTCGTGGTTAGGTCCATTTTCCTTGCCATGGATTTCTCTCAAGTGGAACATTCCTTTTTTGGATTGGTCAAGGTCTTTATGATAGGATTGTTCTTCGATATAGGTGCGCTGTCATTTTTTTATACGGTGGCGGCCTTGTATTTCATGTTGTTGCCCGAGAAATTCCATGGCTCGGTCGTGGACCGAATAATATGTTATCTCGGGTGGTCGCTGGGCTTGCTCATTGTCTATTTCTCCTTTTTCGCAGAGATTACTTTTTGGGATGAGTTCCAAAGACGCTTCAATTTTATTGCCGTTGATTACTTGATCTATACCTACGAGGTGGTAAAAAATATAAATGAATCCTATCCATTGCCCCTTCTTATTGGTGGTATGTTGCTCTTAGTAGTGCTCACAACATGGTACGTTAATAAGAAAGGGGTTTTTAGAAAGGCATTTCGGTCAACTACCACTTTCCGACAAAAACTGGTGCCGGCCATATTGGCCATTGGAATAATGCTTACCTATAGCGGTAAGGTTGAGAATGAAGATGCCGAGCTTTCGAACAACAGATACAACAACGAGTTGTCCAAGGCAGGAATCTATTCCTTTTTTGCAGCTTTCAGAAACAATGAGCTTAGTTATACGGACTTCTATCAAACTATTCCCGAAACCGATGCCCTAGCTGTCGTGGAGGAACATATTAAGACCCCTGCTGACAGTTTGCTCTTCCCGAACCAAAATATTCTCCGGTATGTGAAGGGAAATCGGGAACAACGGCCAAATGTAGTATTAATATGTGTGGAGAGCCTAAGTGCGGACTATTTAGGAGTTTTCGGCAACCAAAAGGGGTTGACCCCCAATTTGGACTCCATTGCCAGAGCCGAGGCCTATTTTACCGAGTTGTTCGCTACCGGAACAAGAACGGTACGCGGTATGGAGGCCATTACCTTGGCCGTGCCGCCCACCCCGGGAAGAAGTATTGTAAAGCGCGAACGTAACCAAGGTCTTTATACGATAGGTGAGGTATTTAAAAACAAAGGTTATTCACGGACTTTTTTCTACGGTGGCGATGGTTATTTTGACAATATGGACAAGTTTTTCAGCGGTAATGGATTTGATATTGTCGATAGGGGAAGAGGCTTTTTGCCCTCCGGTGATATAGTGACCGACCGCAGGAACATAGAAAATGGGGAAGTGACCTTTGAGAACGCATGGGGGGTGTGTGATGAGGATATTTTTGAAAAAGTGCTCAAAGAGGCGGACCGATTCTCTTCGGAGGGAAAGCCATTTTTTAGCTTTATCATGACGACCTCTAACCATAAGCCTTATACCTATCCAGAAGGAAAAATAGATATTCCCTCTGGTACTGGCAGGAACGGAGCCGTGAAGTATACCGACTATGCCATAGGCAAGTTTTTTAGAAATGCGAAGACCAAACCATGGTACAGGAATACGGTTTTCGTGATTATGGCCGACCACTGCGCGAGTAGTGCCGGTAAGTGGGAACTGGATGTGGCCAATTATCGAATTCCCGCCATCTTGGTCAATTTTGATGGTCTGTCACAAAAAAAGATCAACACTCAGTGCTCCCAGATCGATGTTATGCCTACCGTTTTTTCATTGCTGGGATGGGAATACAAGAACAATTTTTTTGGCAGAAACGTATTCGCCACGGATTCTTTGGAACAACGCGCTTTTATTGGCAATTATAGAAAGCTAGGATTGTTAAAGCAGACCGACCTAATGGTCTTGGGAGATGGCAAGACAGCAAATCAATATCAATGGGATCCAGAAGAGAACAGTTTGATAAAGAGTCCCCTGGACACATTGTTTTTGAATGAAGCCATTTCATATTACCAAT
- a CDS encoding FecR domain-containing protein: MEEKYASEDFLARWLAGELSKEELAGFEASNVFRDILAIDTAAKSLSGPKVDVERALSLVTARNQNIRRTTPKVKRLWSFTVAAACIAILFAGYTYFFGYKTYSTGIGEKETVLLADGSLIELNANSSVSFKRFGWEEDRSVNFDGEAFFDVVPGKDFTVNTDKGKISVLGTQFNIRDRKDYAIQCYEGAIIFMPLNENHPIIELEKGMGILLSKGKIQKELLSKNAPDWKNGFSSFSNQPLYEVLEELALQYPVEFRTKGVDMNREFTGIFSHNSLESALKTTMEPMAVEYHISEDKRIITLSE; this comes from the coding sequence ATGGAAGAAAAATACGCCAGTGAAGATTTTTTGGCCCGATGGCTTGCAGGGGAATTGAGCAAGGAAGAGCTAGCAGGGTTCGAGGCATCCAATGTCTTCAGGGACATTTTGGCCATTGATACTGCGGCCAAATCCCTAAGTGGCCCTAAAGTTGATGTGGAAAGAGCGCTCTCATTGGTCACGGCACGGAATCAAAACATTAGGAGAACAACACCTAAGGTAAAACGGTTATGGTCATTTACTGTAGCGGCAGCTTGCATTGCCATACTTTTCGCAGGATACACCTATTTCTTCGGGTACAAGACCTATTCCACAGGCATTGGGGAAAAAGAAACCGTTCTTCTTGCAGATGGCTCCCTAATTGAGCTGAACGCCAACTCTTCAGTATCTTTTAAAAGATTCGGCTGGGAGGAAGACCGATCCGTTAACTTTGACGGAGAAGCTTTTTTTGATGTTGTTCCGGGCAAGGATTTTACGGTAAACACCGACAAGGGCAAAATTTCCGTTTTGGGAACCCAATTCAACATAAGGGACAGAAAAGATTATGCAATACAGTGCTACGAGGGCGCTATTATATTTATGCCATTGAACGAAAATCATCCCATTATCGAACTGGAAAAAGGTATGGGAATTCTCCTATCGAAAGGGAAAATCCAAAAAGAACTGCTTTCCAAGAATGCCCCAGATTGGAAAAATGGTTTCTCTTCCTTTTCAAATCAGCCCTTGTACGAAGTATTGGAGGAACTTGCTCTACAATATCCCGTGGAATTTAGAACAAAAGGCGTTGACATGAACCGGGAGTTTACAGGAATTTTTTCTCACAACAGCCTTGAGAGTGCCTTAAAAACGACCATGGAACCCATGGCTGTCGAATATCATATTTCCGAAGACAAAAGAATTATTACCTTGTCCGAATAA